One window of Robbsia betulipollinis genomic DNA carries:
- the cysW gene encoding sulfate ABC transporter permease subunit CysW, giving the protein MRTAASSRASARAGSGTSEARWVRYTLIGIALLFVLLFLVLPLATVFVEALRKGLSAYTDALTDPDAWSAIKLTLLTAAISVPMNVVFGVAAAWAIAKFEFRGKAVLTTLIDLPFSISPVVAGLSYVLVLGAQGWIGPWLMDHNIRIIFAVPGIVIATAFVTLPLVARELIPLMQAQGSDEEQAAIVLGASGWQTFWHVTLPNIRWGLLYGVILCNARAMGEFGAVSVVSGHLRGETNTIPLQVEILYNQFQIQAGFAVASLLALLALLTLLIKSVAEWRHERELRRTAELPSERPSDDDLPSPLGFTSMNAPMRPLPDPRPNPRVDPKREQP; this is encoded by the coding sequence ATGAGAACCGCCGCCTCCTCGCGCGCGTCGGCGCGTGCCGGCTCCGGAACCAGCGAGGCGCGATGGGTGCGCTACACGCTGATCGGCATCGCGCTGCTGTTCGTATTGCTGTTCCTGGTGCTGCCCCTCGCCACCGTCTTCGTCGAGGCGCTGCGCAAGGGCCTGAGTGCCTATACCGATGCCCTGACCGACCCGGACGCCTGGTCGGCGATCAAGCTGACGCTGCTGACCGCCGCGATCAGCGTGCCGATGAACGTCGTGTTCGGCGTGGCCGCGGCCTGGGCGATCGCCAAGTTCGAGTTTCGCGGCAAGGCGGTGCTGACCACGCTGATCGACCTGCCCTTCTCGATCTCACCGGTGGTCGCCGGTCTCTCCTACGTGCTGGTGCTGGGCGCGCAGGGCTGGATCGGCCCCTGGCTGATGGACCACAACATCCGCATCATTTTCGCGGTGCCGGGCATCGTCATCGCCACCGCCTTCGTGACGTTGCCGCTGGTGGCGCGCGAACTGATCCCGCTGATGCAGGCGCAGGGCAGCGACGAGGAACAGGCCGCCATCGTGCTGGGCGCGAGCGGCTGGCAGACCTTCTGGCACGTGACCCTGCCCAACATCCGCTGGGGTCTGCTGTACGGCGTGATCCTGTGCAACGCGCGGGCGATGGGGGAGTTCGGCGCCGTGTCGGTGGTCTCGGGCCATCTGCGCGGCGAGACCAACACGATCCCGTTGCAGGTCGAGATCCTCTACAACCAGTTCCAGATCCAGGCGGGCTTCGCGGTCGCCTCGCTGCTCGCGCTGCTCGCCCTGCTGACGCTGCTGATCAAATCGGTGGCGGAGTGGCGGCACGAGCGCGAACTGCGGCGCACCGCCGAGCTGCCCAGCGAACGGCCGAGCGACGACGACCTGCCGTCGCCGCTCGGCTTCACTTCGATGAATGCGCCGATGCGTCCACTGCCGGATCCGCGCCCGAACCCGCGCGTGGACCCTAAACGAGAACAGCCATGA
- a CDS encoding sulfate/molybdate ABC transporter ATP-binding protein, with translation MSIEVQHINKRFGDFQALNDVSLHIESGELIALLGPSGCGKTTLLRIIAGLEAPDSGQILFAGEDSTDVHVRERQVGFVFQHYALFRHMTVFDNVAFGLKIKPRGERPSKAEIREKVHALLKLVQLDWLADRYPSQLSGGQRQRIALARALAVEPKVLLLDEPFGALDAKVRKELRRWLRRLHEDLDVTSIFVTHDQEEALEVADRVVVINRGQIEQSGSPREVWERPASPFVYGFLGDANRFQGRSENGRILIGDYALDTLEAPPHPGAAPAAATAFVRPHDFDIARPAPGLHGINVRFSRAVVVGPTAKLELLSDAAITTGLPADIASGDAIIEAQLPARVFLAMQLHEGEALVLSPRRARVFVGDVALDTDLTETGPQHA, from the coding sequence ATGAGCATCGAAGTTCAGCACATCAACAAGCGCTTCGGCGACTTCCAGGCGCTCAACGACGTCAGCCTGCATATCGAATCGGGCGAGTTGATCGCGTTGCTGGGCCCTTCGGGCTGCGGCAAGACCACGCTGCTGCGCATCATCGCCGGCCTGGAAGCGCCGGACAGCGGTCAGATCCTGTTCGCCGGCGAGGACAGCACCGATGTCCACGTGCGCGAGCGCCAGGTGGGCTTCGTGTTCCAGCACTATGCGCTGTTCCGCCACATGACGGTATTCGACAATGTCGCCTTCGGCCTGAAGATCAAGCCGCGCGGCGAGCGGCCGTCGAAGGCCGAGATCCGCGAGAAGGTGCACGCGCTGCTCAAGCTGGTGCAGCTCGACTGGCTGGCGGACCGCTATCCCTCGCAGCTGTCCGGCGGCCAGCGTCAGCGCATCGCGCTCGCGCGGGCGCTCGCCGTCGAGCCGAAGGTGCTGCTGCTCGACGAACCGTTCGGCGCGCTCGACGCCAAGGTGCGCAAGGAACTGCGTCGCTGGCTGCGACGCCTGCACGAAGATCTCGACGTGACCAGCATCTTCGTCACGCACGATCAGGAAGAGGCGCTGGAGGTGGCGGACCGGGTGGTGGTGATCAACCGCGGGCAGATCGAACAAAGCGGCTCGCCGCGCGAGGTGTGGGAACGCCCGGCGAGCCCCTTCGTCTACGGCTTCCTGGGCGACGCGAACCGCTTCCAGGGCCGCAGCGAGAACGGCCGCATCCTGATCGGCGACTACGCGCTGGACACGCTCGAAGCCCCGCCGCATCCGGGTGCCGCGCCCGCCGCGGCGACCGCCTTCGTGCGCCCGCACGATTTCGACATCGCCCGGCCCGCGCCGGGACTGCACGGCATCAATGTGCGCTTCAGCCGCGCGGTGGTGGTCGGCCCGACGGCCAAGCTCGAACTGCTCAGCGACGCGGCCATCACCACCGGCCTGCCGGCCGACATCGCGAGCGGCGACGCGATCATCGAGGCGCAGCTGCCGGCGCGCGTGTTCCTGGCGATGCAGCTGCACGAGGGCGAGGCGCTGGTGCTGTCGCCCCGGCGCGCGCGGGTGTTCGTCGGCGACGTGGCGCTCGACACCGATCTCACCGAAACCGGGCCGCAGCACGCCTGA
- a CDS encoding porin: MKKSLLTLALGSAFAIPAHAQSSVTLYGLIDTGLIYASNQQGHNSWQETSSATQNTVFGLKGTEDLGAGLKAVFKLEQGFLLNNGTQAFSGDGFGSQAWVGLESDRYGTVTLGRQYDVMNDLVGPLTAEVNTWGGSLAAHPFENDNLAANSVVIDNMVKYVSPIYHGLTVESMYAFSNKAGAFATNRSYGFAASYAMGPLNLAAGYLQFNNAGAGTGAAPTSDYSANFLAERQRVWSVAGSYTFGSALVGVAWSHTQMDNLGGVFSFGTGTYLGAADDASGSLNGSLRMDNFEINGKYGLTEAWSVSGAYTFTDGAYNGSSPKWHTGMLQTAYALSKRTDVYLESVYQIVHGAPEGSVLSHAMINTLGPSSSNSQLAVMVGLRHAF; this comes from the coding sequence ATGAAAAAGTCCCTACTCACCCTTGCGCTGGGCAGCGCATTTGCCATCCCGGCGCACGCACAGAGCAGTGTCACGCTGTACGGTCTCATCGATACGGGGCTGATCTACGCCAGCAACCAGCAAGGTCACAACAGCTGGCAGGAGACCTCCAGCGCGACGCAGAACACCGTGTTCGGCCTGAAGGGGACCGAGGATCTGGGCGCGGGGCTGAAGGCCGTTTTCAAGCTCGAGCAAGGATTCCTGCTGAACAACGGCACCCAGGCGTTCTCGGGCGACGGGTTCGGCTCGCAGGCGTGGGTGGGTCTGGAAAGCGATCGCTACGGCACGGTGACGCTGGGTCGCCAGTACGACGTGATGAACGATCTGGTCGGCCCGTTGACGGCCGAAGTGAACACCTGGGGCGGCAGCCTGGCCGCGCATCCTTTCGAGAACGACAATCTCGCGGCGAATTCCGTGGTGATCGACAACATGGTGAAATACGTCAGCCCGATCTATCACGGGCTGACCGTCGAATCGATGTACGCGTTCAGCAACAAGGCAGGAGCGTTCGCCACCAACCGGTCGTATGGCTTCGCGGCATCCTATGCGATGGGCCCCCTCAATCTCGCGGCGGGATACCTGCAGTTCAACAACGCGGGCGCGGGCACGGGTGCGGCGCCGACTTCCGATTACAGCGCCAATTTCCTGGCCGAGCGTCAGCGCGTGTGGTCGGTCGCGGGTAGCTACACCTTCGGTTCCGCGCTGGTCGGCGTGGCATGGAGCCATACGCAGATGGACAACCTCGGCGGCGTGTTCTCGTTCGGCACCGGCACCTACCTCGGCGCGGCCGACGACGCGTCGGGCAGCCTCAACGGCTCGCTGCGGATGGACAACTTCGAAATCAACGGCAAGTACGGACTGACCGAGGCCTGGAGCGTATCGGGCGCGTACACCTTCACCGACGGCGCCTACAACGGTTCGTCGCCGAAGTGGCACACGGGGATGCTGCAGACCGCTTATGCACTGAGCAAGCGCACGGACGTCTATCTGGAAAGCGTCTACCAGATCGTGCACGGCGCGCCCGAGGGTTCCGTGCTGTCTCACGCGATGATCAATACGCTGGGACCGTCTTCCTCTAACTCGCAACTGGCCGTGATGGTGGGTTTGCGCCACGCATTCTGA
- a CDS encoding phosphotransferase enzyme family protein: MHGEQVERDWPLMTVDEVARVLASYPIEGTVANLSWHSPRPFAAAVLATLSDGRMLFVKRHDARLRDATALAEEHRFIGHLGGRGIPVAEVLSDRRGRTALAIGAWVYEVHRSADGLDAYRCVMSWEPFKAMSHAYAAGRALARLHRASAGFPAPARPPRLLLSSFGVIGAPDLLDAAQAWIEAQPLLASALARRPWRHDLATVIGPYHARLAPLLPSLAPLWTHGDWHASNLLWSPEGEPAKVRSVLDFGLADRTCAVYDLALAIERNTIEWLVEPARRRVHAGQIDALLDGYASVAPLDAADYRALVALLPIVHTEFALSEVAYFDGILDLPAEAEAAYSSYLLGHAQWFGEPAGRALLTQLNRRGHALDAPGR, from the coding sequence GTGCACGGCGAACAGGTCGAGCGCGACTGGCCGCTGATGACCGTCGACGAAGTGGCCCGCGTGCTCGCGTCCTATCCGATCGAGGGCACGGTCGCCAACCTGTCCTGGCATAGCCCGCGGCCGTTCGCCGCCGCCGTGCTGGCGACGCTGAGCGACGGCCGCATGCTGTTCGTCAAGCGCCACGACGCGCGGCTACGCGACGCCACGGCGCTGGCCGAGGAGCACCGTTTCATCGGGCACCTGGGCGGGCGCGGCATTCCCGTGGCCGAAGTGCTGTCCGACCGGCGCGGCCGCACCGCGCTCGCGATCGGCGCCTGGGTCTACGAGGTGCACCGCAGCGCCGATGGCCTCGACGCCTACCGCTGCGTGATGTCGTGGGAGCCGTTCAAGGCGATGTCGCATGCCTACGCCGCCGGCCGCGCGCTGGCGCGCCTGCATCGCGCCAGCGCGGGTTTTCCGGCGCCGGCGCGCCCGCCCCGGCTGCTGTTGTCGAGTTTCGGGGTGATCGGCGCGCCGGATCTCCTGGACGCGGCCCAGGCGTGGATCGAAGCGCAGCCGCTGCTGGCGAGCGCCCTGGCGCGGCGTCCGTGGCGCCATGACCTGGCAACCGTGATCGGCCCGTACCATGCGCGCCTGGCGCCGCTGCTGCCATCGCTGGCGCCGCTCTGGACGCATGGCGACTGGCATGCGTCGAATCTGCTGTGGAGCCCGGAGGGCGAGCCCGCCAAGGTGCGTTCGGTGCTCGACTTCGGCCTCGCCGATCGCACCTGCGCGGTCTACGACCTCGCGCTCGCGATCGAGCGCAACACCATCGAGTGGCTGGTCGAACCCGCCCGGCGTCGCGTGCATGCCGGCCAGATCGACGCGCTGCTCGACGGCTATGCGTCGGTCGCGCCGCTCGACGCGGCCGACTACCGCGCGCTGGTGGCGCTGCTGCCGATCGTCCACACCGAATTCGCTCTTTCCGAGGTCGCCTATTTCGACGGCATCCTCGATCTGCCGGCCGAGGCCGAGGCGGCCTACTCGTCCTATCTGCTCGGGCATGCACAGTGGTTCGGCGAACCCGCGGGCCGGGCCCTGCTCACGCAGCTCAACCGGCGCGGCCACGCGCTGGACGCGCCGGGCCGTTGA
- a CDS encoding TonB-dependent siderophore receptor, with product MTHPLFKYHAVGTLTLAAALCATPALAADADAPVAPASRDDVVLPTISVTGEGAGHYRARQASVAGFDEAPLLDTPASVTVVTQEQIADQHAKRLSDIVRNDASVGNAYAPVGYYEGFTIRGFPIDLASAIKINNLTASGEQTFGLENKARVEILKGLAGIESGVVAPGGVINFVTKRPENVQSVTTEVDSRGSTLASFDIGRRFGDQQQFGFRINAAKENVHSYVDGANGRRDFGSIALDWNITPRASLQFDAEFQQLVQRSSSGYQLLGGTTVPSAASASKLLGVQPWSKPTTTDALNLDARFDYQFSDAWQGTVAASRSRTMIDDNVAFAYGCYYAASCASAAGNPLAPYFFGANGDFDLYDFRSPGEYRRNDEVRGVLSGKFATGPIRHELTLGADIQRRVVHLSDAVYDYVGSENIYGDDIAFAPSPDQASASYPQLDAWQYAVFATDRLILNDRWQVLAGVREVLLRQKSWTAIDGDALHTDRTKLLPQVALVYKPIAPVSLYASYSQALSLGDQAPVRATNAYAFLPPYTSRQIEVGAKYDWHDRISFTAALFTISKPFEYAQPDDSANGYTYVQRGTERHDGIELGATGRATERLTLTASIAAIRARAEDTGTASYEGHQVINVPNLRAAFYGEYAVPGVTGFDLLGGVNFSGTKPANEEDTVRVPAYFVFNLGARYTTKIGGHKTVVRLSVDNLFNKYYWQDSGEQQGDAYLFLGAPRTARLSLTYDF from the coding sequence ATGACCCACCCTCTTTTCAAGTATCACGCTGTCGGCACGCTCACGCTGGCCGCGGCCCTGTGCGCCACGCCCGCGCTGGCGGCCGACGCCGATGCTCCGGTCGCGCCGGCGTCCCGGGACGACGTCGTCCTGCCGACGATCTCGGTGACGGGGGAGGGCGCCGGGCACTACCGCGCGCGGCAGGCGTCGGTGGCCGGCTTCGACGAGGCGCCGCTGCTCGACACCCCGGCGTCGGTCACCGTCGTGACGCAGGAGCAGATCGCCGACCAGCACGCGAAACGGCTCAGCGACATCGTGCGCAACGATGCATCGGTCGGCAATGCCTACGCGCCGGTCGGCTATTACGAGGGTTTCACGATCCGCGGTTTTCCGATCGATCTCGCCAGCGCCATCAAGATCAACAACCTCACGGCGTCCGGCGAGCAGACCTTCGGGCTGGAGAACAAGGCGCGCGTCGAGATCCTGAAAGGTCTGGCCGGCATCGAAAGCGGCGTCGTCGCGCCCGGCGGCGTGATCAATTTCGTGACCAAACGCCCGGAGAACGTGCAGAGCGTGACCACCGAGGTCGACAGCCGCGGCTCGACGCTGGCGTCGTTCGATATCGGCCGGCGTTTCGGCGACCAGCAGCAGTTCGGCTTTCGCATCAACGCCGCGAAGGAAAACGTCCACTCGTACGTGGACGGCGCGAACGGCCGGCGCGACTTCGGCTCGATCGCGCTCGACTGGAACATCACGCCGCGCGCGAGCCTGCAGTTCGACGCCGAGTTCCAGCAACTGGTGCAGCGCTCGTCGTCCGGCTATCAGTTGCTGGGCGGCACGACCGTGCCCTCGGCCGCCTCCGCGTCGAAACTGCTGGGCGTGCAGCCCTGGTCCAAGCCCACCACCACCGATGCATTGAACCTCGACGCGCGCTTCGACTACCAGTTCAGCGACGCCTGGCAGGGGACCGTCGCCGCGAGCCGCAGCCGGACGATGATCGACGACAACGTCGCGTTCGCTTACGGCTGCTATTACGCGGCGAGTTGCGCGAGCGCTGCCGGCAACCCGTTGGCGCCGTATTTCTTCGGCGCCAACGGCGACTTCGATCTCTACGATTTCCGCAGTCCCGGCGAATACCGGCGCAACGACGAAGTGCGGGGCGTGCTCTCCGGCAAGTTCGCGACCGGGCCGATCCGGCACGAGTTGACCCTGGGCGCGGACATTCAGCGGCGCGTCGTGCATCTGTCCGACGCGGTCTACGATTATGTGGGCAGTGAAAACATCTACGGCGACGATATCGCGTTCGCGCCGTCGCCGGATCAGGCCAGCGCGTCCTATCCGCAACTCGACGCCTGGCAGTACGCGGTTTTCGCGACCGATCGCCTCATTCTGAACGACCGCTGGCAGGTGCTGGCGGGCGTGCGCGAGGTCCTGCTGCGCCAGAAAAGCTGGACCGCGATCGACGGCGACGCCCTGCACACCGACCGCACCAAGCTGTTGCCGCAAGTGGCGCTGGTCTACAAGCCGATCGCGCCGGTCTCGCTGTATGCGTCGTACAGCCAGGCGCTGTCGCTGGGCGACCAGGCACCCGTGCGCGCCACCAACGCCTATGCGTTTCTGCCGCCGTACACGTCGCGGCAGATCGAGGTGGGCGCGAAATACGACTGGCACGACCGGATCAGCTTCACGGCGGCCCTGTTCACGATCAGCAAGCCCTTCGAGTACGCGCAGCCGGACGACAGCGCCAATGGCTATACCTATGTGCAGCGCGGCACCGAGCGGCACGACGGCATCGAGCTGGGCGCGACGGGACGCGCCACCGAACGCCTGACGCTGACGGCCAGCATCGCCGCGATCCGCGCCCGCGCCGAGGACACCGGCACGGCGTCCTACGAAGGGCATCAGGTGATCAACGTGCCGAATCTGCGCGCGGCGTTCTACGGCGAGTACGCGGTGCCCGGCGTGACCGGGTTCGATCTGCTGGGCGGCGTCAACTTCAGCGGCACCAAGCCCGCGAACGAGGAGGACACGGTGCGCGTGCCGGCCTATTTCGTGTTCAACCTGGGCGCGCGCTACACGACGAAAATCGGTGGCCACAAAACGGTCGTTCGACTATCGGTTGATAATCTGTTCAACAAATACTACTGGCAGGACAGCGGCGAGCAGCAGGGTGATGCCTATCTGTTCCTGGGCGCGCCCCGCACCGCGCGCCTGTCGCTGACCTACGATTTTTAA
- a CDS encoding LysR substrate-binding domain-containing protein — protein sequence MELRHLRYFLTVADERQFTRAAARLHIQQPPLSQQIQELEAELGFAVFRRLPRGVELTPAGAAFAETARAVFVQLEEGGKSARRIANGDIGRVRIALTSSAAFHPLAPAAIRAFRTAHPDIVIELNEINAAEIIEAMSRGRIDAAMLRKPNETPGELRFDLLHEERMVLVLPVGHRLAHRRGMRAGAGGTEDVAPIALAALADESFIFVRRPGAPGMYADFVRACEARGFTPVMRHEVPRMLTAINLVATGAGVTVVPASMQRYHQESVVYCPVAEDQAFTAPLHLVTQHEAVNPAACRFARTVTDFAATWNAPTPPLP from the coding sequence ATGGAACTGCGGCATCTGCGGTATTTCCTGACGGTGGCGGACGAGCGCCAGTTCACGCGTGCGGCGGCGCGCCTGCATATCCAGCAGCCGCCGTTGTCGCAGCAGATCCAGGAACTCGAAGCCGAGCTGGGTTTCGCGGTGTTCCGGCGCCTGCCGCGCGGCGTCGAGCTGACGCCGGCGGGGGCGGCCTTCGCCGAGACCGCGCGCGCGGTTTTCGTGCAGCTGGAGGAGGGCGGCAAGAGCGCGCGCCGGATCGCGAACGGCGATATCGGACGGGTAAGGATCGCGCTGACCAGTTCGGCGGCCTTTCATCCGCTCGCGCCGGCGGCGATCCGCGCGTTCCGGACCGCCCATCCGGACATCGTCATCGAACTGAACGAGATCAACGCCGCCGAGATCATCGAGGCGATGAGCCGCGGCAGGATCGACGCGGCGATGCTGCGCAAACCGAACGAAACTCCCGGCGAACTGCGGTTCGACCTGTTGCACGAGGAGCGCATGGTGCTGGTGCTGCCCGTGGGGCACCGGCTGGCGCATCGGCGCGGCATGCGTGCCGGCGCCGGGGGCACGGAGGACGTCGCGCCGATCGCACTGGCCGCGCTGGCCGACGAATCCTTCATCTTCGTGCGGCGCCCGGGCGCGCCGGGCATGTATGCGGATTTCGTTCGTGCCTGCGAGGCCCGGGGTTTCACGCCGGTGATGCGGCACGAGGTGCCGCGCATGCTGACCGCCATCAATCTGGTCGCGACGGGCGCGGGCGTGACCGTGGTGCCGGCGTCGATGCAGCGCTATCACCAGGAAAGCGTGGTCTACTGCCCGGTGGCCGAGGATCAGGCGTTCACCGCGCCCCTGCACCTGGTGACGCAACACGAGGCGGTGAACCCGGCGGCGTGCCGTTTCGCGCGGACCGTGACGGATTTCGCGGCCACCTGGAATGCCCCGACCCCACCTCTGCCGTAG
- a CDS encoding MFS transporter → MQTMLRSAHADPASPAGADGAASPPPIVLGGAQVRRAVIASVIGNGLEWFDFLIYAYFAKIIAHVFFPLGNPFLSTSLTFATFAVGFIVRPLGGIAIGAYADRVGRRKTLSMLILLMALSTVLMGVTPSYRSIGIAAPLLVLLARVLQGLSVGGEFATAAAMLSEYAPRGKKMFYGSFQMTSQAIALVLSSGFAYFLTTHLDRAALESWGWRIPFLLGAVVGPVGFYIRHKVAESPEFVALRDQQGHRTQAPRASLGRFLRERGDAVLCAMGVIIVGAATNYLWHTFMPSYIERQLHLPLKNALLGTAASGLVSLAGYPLAGKLADRFGAYRLFFPVVTVWVLAAYPLFLWVLAHPTPERVFAAQMMATVVLSLMSGPHPGMLTQLFPTATRSTGVALAYNVAVTLFGGLAPLTVSTLITVTGSNFVPAYYLVFAGVVSLLLVGLTRSGRRLRRDPHALPLD, encoded by the coding sequence ATGCAGACAATGCTTCGTTCGGCCCACGCGGATCCGGCCAGCCCTGCGGGCGCCGACGGCGCGGCGTCGCCCCCGCCCATCGTCCTCGGCGGCGCGCAGGTGCGGCGCGCGGTCATCGCCTCGGTGATCGGCAACGGGCTCGAATGGTTCGATTTCCTGATCTACGCCTATTTCGCCAAGATCATCGCGCACGTGTTCTTTCCGCTGGGCAATCCCTTCCTGTCCACCTCGCTGACCTTCGCGACTTTCGCCGTCGGATTCATCGTGCGCCCGCTGGGTGGCATCGCGATCGGCGCCTACGCGGACCGGGTGGGACGGCGCAAAACGCTATCGATGCTGATCCTGCTGATGGCGCTCAGCACGGTGCTGATGGGCGTGACGCCCTCCTACCGCAGCATCGGCATCGCGGCGCCGCTGCTGGTGCTGCTGGCGCGCGTGCTGCAGGGCTTGTCGGTGGGCGGCGAATTCGCGACGGCCGCCGCCATGCTGTCGGAATACGCGCCGCGCGGCAAGAAGATGTTCTACGGCAGCTTCCAGATGACCTCGCAGGCGATCGCGCTGGTGCTGTCCTCGGGCTTCGCCTACTTCCTCACGACGCATCTCGATCGGGCCGCGCTGGAAAGCTGGGGCTGGCGCATTCCCTTCCTGCTCGGCGCGGTGGTCGGGCCGGTGGGTTTCTACATCCGGCACAAGGTGGCGGAATCGCCCGAATTCGTCGCGCTGCGCGACCAGCAGGGCCATCGGACGCAGGCGCCCCGCGCATCGCTCGGGCGCTTTCTGCGCGAACGCGGCGACGCGGTGCTGTGCGCGATGGGCGTGATCATCGTCGGCGCCGCCACCAATTATCTGTGGCATACCTTCATGCCCTCGTATATCGAGCGGCAGTTGCATCTGCCCTTGAAGAACGCGCTGCTGGGCACCGCGGCGTCCGGGCTGGTCAGTCTGGCGGGGTATCCCCTCGCCGGCAAGCTGGCCGACCGCTTCGGCGCGTACCGGCTGTTCTTCCCGGTGGTGACGGTCTGGGTGCTGGCCGCCTATCCGCTCTTTCTGTGGGTACTGGCCCATCCCACCCCGGAACGGGTGTTCGCCGCGCAGATGATGGCGACGGTGGTGCTCAGCCTGATGTCCGGGCCGCATCCGGGCATGCTCACGCAACTCTTTCCCACCGCCACCCGTTCGACCGGCGTCGCGCTGGCGTACAACGTCGCGGTGACGCTGTTCGGCGGTCTCGCACCGCTGACGGTGTCGACGCTGATCACTGTGACGGGCTCGAATTTCGTCCCTGCCTACTATCTCGTGTTCGCCGGCGTCGTGTCCCTGCTGCTGGTGGGTCTGACCCGTTCCGGACGCCGGCTGCGACGCGACCCGCACGCCCTGCCCCTGGACTGA
- a CDS encoding glutathione S-transferase family protein — MTEKMQLFTSPSAFPNPQRLRLFIHEKGIADQFEETILDMAPGGDQRKWPHLKRNPWGETPTLRLEDGSHLSETAGVIRYLDQRFPGRKVMGESALEQGLDTMWENRIWTHVLYRIVTMFHVMHQGLGPKLELTSNPQWGEHCRKEALAHAALVDRHLSDGREWLLGGAAPTFADITLCVAIAFSKFPANNTPLDERFEHLDAIWKRWQQRDSFRQAYADGGSGLDELAHLKKG; from the coding sequence ATGACCGAAAAAATGCAGTTGTTTACGTCCCCGTCCGCTTTTCCGAATCCGCAGCGCCTGCGCCTCTTCATCCATGAAAAGGGGATCGCCGATCAATTCGAGGAAACGATTCTCGACATGGCGCCCGGCGGCGACCAGCGCAAGTGGCCGCACCTCAAACGCAATCCCTGGGGAGAAACGCCGACGTTGCGGCTCGAAGACGGTAGCCATCTCTCGGAAACCGCCGGCGTCATCCGTTACCTGGATCAACGGTTCCCGGGCCGAAAGGTGATGGGCGAATCCGCGCTTGAACAGGGCCTTGACACGATGTGGGAAAACCGCATCTGGACCCATGTGCTGTACCGCATCGTCACGATGTTCCACGTGATGCATCAGGGTCTGGGACCGAAGCTCGAACTCACCAGCAATCCGCAGTGGGGCGAGCATTGCCGCAAGGAAGCGCTCGCGCATGCGGCCCTGGTCGACCGGCATCTGTCCGACGGAAGGGAATGGCTGCTGGGCGGCGCGGCGCCGACATTCGCCGACATCACGCTCTGCGTGGCGATCGCCTTCTCGAAATTCCCGGCGAACAATACGCCGCTCGACGAGCGCTTCGAGCATCTGGACGCGATCTGGAAGCGCTGGCAGCAGCGCGACAGCTTCAGGCAGGCCTATGCCGACGGCGGCAGCGGACTGGACGAACTGGCGCATCTGAAAAAGGGCTGA